From Triticum urartu cultivar G1812 chromosome 2, Tu2.1, whole genome shotgun sequence, a single genomic window includes:
- the LOC125538505 gene encoding asparagine--tRNA ligase, cytoplasmic 1-like, whose amino-acid sequence MVFDFLGGLGQMAFSFSGHNVVLEIQASIPSTAETPSKKPMWKGVIVAYTIVLLCYFPVAFVGYWAFGNSVDDNILITLNTPKWLIAAANMMVVVHVIGYVTDVYTFGPTFRAEKSHTSRHLAEFWMVGAEMAFANLQDDMNRAESYVQYLCKWLLEHCRAEMEFMVKNHDEAAIERLELVSSTPFERISYTKAVEILKDADKKFENKVEWGIDLASEHERYLTEVVFKKPVIVFNYPKGIKAFYMRLNHDQKTIAAMDVLVPKVGELIGGSQREERLDILEQRYCAGL is encoded by the exons ATGGTGTTCGACTTCCTGGGAGGCCTGGGGCAGATGGCATTCTCCTTCTCAGGCCATAACGTCGTGCTGGAGATCCAGGCCTCCATCCCGTCCACGGCGGAGACGCCGTCCAAGAAGCCCATGTGGAAGGGCGTCATCGTGGCCTACACCATCGTCTTGCTCTGCTACTTCCCGGTCGCTTTCGTCGGCTACTGGGCCTTCGGCAACAGCGTCGACGACAACATCCTCATCACCCTCAACACGCCCAAGTGGCTCATCGCCGCCGCCAACATGATGGTCGTCGTCCATGTCATCG GATATGTTACCGACGTGTATACCTTTGGGCCGACATTCCGGGCCGAAAAATCCCACACGTCAAGGCATCTGGCCGAGTTCTGGATGGTGGGGGCAGAAATGGCATTTGCAAACTTGCAG GATGATATGAACCGTGCAGAAAGCTACGTGCAATACCTTTGCAAATGGTTACTCGAGCATTGCCGAGCAGAGATGGAATTCATGGTCAAGAATCATGATGAGGCCGCAATCGAGCGCCTGGAGCTTGTTTCGTCGACGCCGTTTGAACGCATTTCGTATACAAAGGCCGTTGAGATACTCAAAGATGCAGATAAAAAGTTCGAGAACAAAGTTGAGTGGGGAATTGATTTAGCATCCGAGCATGAGAG GTATTTGACGGAGGTGGTGTTTAAGAAGCCAGTAATTGTTTTTAACTACCCAAAAGGAATAAAGGCATTTTATATGAGGCTCAATCATGACCAAAAGACTATTGCTGCTATGGATGTTCTTGTTCCCAAG GTTGGTGAATTAATCGGTGGAAGCCAGAGGGAGGAGCGTCTAGATATTCTTGAACAAAGGTACTGTGCTGGACTTTAA